The stretch of DNA TTCCAAAACGATCGTTTAGTAGTTTTACACCTAAATTATAATGTAAACCATCAATATAAAAGGAAATCACTCCTAACCTATCTTGATGTTGTGGAGCCAATATATTTATATTTTCAACATTACTTAATTTGCTAAAAATATAATCGACTAGTTCATGTTCACGATCCAAAATATTTTGAACACCCATTTGTTCTTTTAGCTTAATTGCCAAAGCGGTTTTTATAACTTGTAAAAAACCTGGAGTTCCACCATCTTCACGCTCTTCAATATTGTCGATGTATTTATGTTGACCCCAAGGATTTGTCCATTTTACAGTTCCACCACCTGGACAATCGGGTACATTATTTTTATATAAATTTTTATTAAAAACCATTACACCGCAAGTTCCGGGTCCACCTAAGAATTTATGAGGTGAAAAGAAAACTGCATCTAAATAAGCTTCTTCATCATCTGGATGCATATTAATCTCTACATAAGGACCAGAGCAAGCAAAATCTACAAAACACACACCTTTATTTTGATGCATAATTTTAGCCACTTCATAATAAGGCGTTTTAATTCCGGTTACGTTAGAACAAGAAGTAATAGAAGCTATTTTAAAAGGTCGGTCTTTATATTTTTCGACAAGATTTCTAAAATTTTCCAAGCAAAATAACCCTTCATCATTTGCAGGAACCACCTCAACATCTGCAATTGTTTCTAACCAAGAAGTTTGATTAGAATGATGTTCCATGTGCGAAATAAACACAATTGGTTTTATATGTTCTGGAATAGCTGTAAAATCTTTTAAATTTTCTGCGATACGAAGTCCTAGAATTCTTTGTAACTTATTTACAACTCCTGTCATTCCAGTTCCATCAGTAATCAACACATCATTATCGTTAGCATTTACATGTTTTTTGATAATATGACGTGCTTTGTGATAAGCCATAGTCATTGCAGTACCTGTTACAGAAGTTTCAGTGTGTGTATTGGCCACAAATGGACCGAATTCATATAGCATTTTTTCTTCAATTGGCTCATATAAACGACCACTTGCCGTCCAATCGGTATAAATAATTGGTTGTATACCATAAGGTGAATCAAATGTTTCATTTAATCCAACAATGGCTTCTCTAAACTTTTGAAAATACTGTTCTAGTTGTGTCGTTTCAGTAGTTATCATAATTGCCTTAATCTTCTTCTTCAAATTGTTGTGCTTTCGAATATACTCTCCATTTCTCGATACAATCTTGTATATCTTGTGGAATTTCACATTCAAAACGCATAAATTCTTTAGTTATTGGATGTTCAAAACCTAAAGTTCTTGCATGTAATGCTTGTCTTGGTAAAACTTTAAAACAATTATCTACAAATTGCTTGTATTTTGTAAATGTTGTTCCTTTTAAGATTAAATTTCCACCGTAACGTTCATCATTAAAAAGAGTATGTCCAATAAATTTCATGTGCACACGAATTTGGTGTGTTCTACCAGTTTCTAATTGGCACGAAATAACTGTAACATAACCTAATCGTTCTAAAACTTTATAATGTGTAACTGCATGCTTACCTCTATCTCCATCAGGATAAACAGCCATTTGCATACGATTTGTTATATGACGATCTATATTTCCTTCAATTGTTCCTTCGTCTTCTTCTAAATTTCCCCAAACTATTGCAACATATTCTCTTTCAGATGTTTTTTCTGCAAATTGTTTCGATAAATAATCCATTGCTAATTCCGTTTTAGCAACGACTAACAATCCAGAAGTATCTTTATCTATTCGATGAACTAATCCTGGACGATTAGAACTATTCATTGGCAAATTATCAAAATGATAAGCCAAAGCATTTACTAAAGTTCCGCTGTAATTTCCGTGACCAGGATGCACCACCATTCCAGCAGGTTTGTTTACAACAATAAGTTGGTCATCTTCATAAACAATATCCAACGGAATATTTTCGCCTTTAAGTAAATGTTCATAAGGCGGATGTTCCAACATCATTTGAACTACATCACCAGGTTTTACTTTGTAATTAGATTTTACAGCAACATCATTTACTAAAATATTTCCGTTATCGGCAGCTTTTTGAATTTTACTACGTGTAGCATTTTCAATAAGATTCATTAAAAATTTATCTACACGAAGAGGCTGTTGCCCTTTTGTTACTTCAAAACGATGGTGTTCATATAATTCTTCGTCTAATTCTTCAATACTATTGTGCAGCATCTTCTACAGGTGTTTCCGTTTCAGGTTGTGTTGGGGTTGAACTTTCTTCTTCAAAAGTATCTGCGCTGTATAATTCTTTTCCGTCGCCCAAAACAAAATCAAGCGTAGAGTTCTTTTTTACTTTATCTCCAGCTTTTAAGCGTTTTCCGTTTTGAGACACTTCTAGTACTACATCTTTAGCAATATGTTCTTTGTAAGTAATTTTACCTTCATTTAGTCCAAGCGCTTTAATATTTGCACTAACTTGTCTAAATGTTTTATCTTTTAAAGCAGGTAGTGTAACATCCATAAATTCTCCAGCATTTACTTTAACATAAATCTTTCTACCATCTTTAACTTTGATTGCAGCTTTTGGATCTTGCTCGACTATAGAAAAAGGAGGCATGTCTTTTCTAAAATCTACAGTATCTAATAAAATTAGTTCTAATCCTAGTTCATCTATTTTTTCTATAGCTGCTTGAACTTGCATTTTAGACAAATCGGGTACTTCAATTTCTTCACCATGATTGGTTCTAAAATCTAAAAATTTCAATAATAAAAAACTTAAAATCAACAAACTAACTAGAGCTATTGCCAGTTGTATAAAAAAGGTTTTGCTGGTTAAAAATTTACGTAAACTCATAAACTAGTGTTTTGGCAAAGATAACATTTATAGTTATCAATAAATAATGTAATTTTGTTTTTATTTAATAACGTATTTTAATGACAAATGTTGCTATTGTAATGGGGGGTTACTCGAGTGAGTATCAAATTTCCTTAAAAAGTGGAAATGTTGTTTATCAGCATTTAGACCAAAACAATTATCGTGTTTTTCGTGTCCATATTTTACCCGAAAAATGGGTTTATGTCAACGATAGCAATGAAGAATTTACTATTAATAAAAATGATTTTTCTGTTGAAGTGAACGGTTCAAAAATAACTTTTGACGTTGTTTTTAATGCTATTCACGGAACGCCCGGAGAAGACGGATTATTACAAGCTTATTTTGAGTTATTAGGAATTCCGCAAACATCTTGTGACTATTATCAAGCTGCTTTAACTTTTAATAAACGTGATTTACTTTCGGTATTGAAACCTTATGGCATAAAAACAGCCACTTCTTTCTATCTCAATTTAGGAGATCCTATTGATGCAAATCAAATTATTGAAAAAGTAGGTTTACCTTGTTTTGTAAAACCAAATAAATCGGGGTCTAGTTTTGGAATTTCAAAAGTAAAAACATTTGAAGAATTATTACCTGCAATTGAAAATGCTTACAAAGAAGATAATGAAATAATCATTGAAAGTTTCTTAGATGGAACCGAAGTTTCTGTTGGTGTTATCAATTTTAAAGGAGAAACAAAAGTATTACCCATGACAGAAATTGTTTCAGAAAATGATTTCTTTGATTATGAAGCCAAATACTTAGGAAAATCTCAAGAAATTACTCCAGCTAGGATTTCTGATGAGACTAGAATTAAAGTAGAAAAAGCTGCTAAAAAAGCTTACGAAGTTTTAAAAATGAAAGGTTTTTCGAGAAGTGAATTCATTATTGTAAACGGAGAACCTCATATGTTAGAAATGAATACAGTTCCAGGAATGACTGCAGAAAGTATTTTACCTCAACAAGCAAAAGCTGCCGGTATAACTTTACCTGAACTTTTTGGAAACGCCATTGAATTAGCCCTAAAAAAATAAAAAATCTACATGAAAAAATCAATTTACTATTTCGCATTTGTTTTAAGTTTTGTGACTCAATTTGCAATAGCTCAAGTTAAAATTTTAGAAAAAGGAAAAGCAAACGAAACAAATTCTATTAAAAAAGAACAAGTAAAATTAGAAATTCCGCAAAATCAATTGGC from Flavobacterium haoranii encodes:
- a CDS encoding RluA family pseudouridine synthase, whose product is MLHNSIEELDEELYEHHRFEVTKGQQPLRVDKFLMNLIENATRSKIQKAADNGNILVNDVAVKSNYKVKPGDVVQMMLEHPPYEHLLKGENIPLDIVYEDDQLIVVNKPAGMVVHPGHGNYSGTLVNALAYHFDNLPMNSSNRPGLVHRIDKDTSGLLVVAKTELAMDYLSKQFAEKTSEREYVAIVWGNLEEDEGTIEGNIDRHITNRMQMAVYPDGDRGKHAVTHYKVLERLGYVTVISCQLETGRTHQIRVHMKFIGHTLFNDERYGGNLILKGTTFTKYKQFVDNCFKVLPRQALHARTLGFEHPITKEFMRFECEIPQDIQDCIEKWRVYSKAQQFEEED
- a CDS encoding D-alanine--D-alanine ligase → MTNVAIVMGGYSSEYQISLKSGNVVYQHLDQNNYRVFRVHILPEKWVYVNDSNEEFTINKNDFSVEVNGSKITFDVVFNAIHGTPGEDGLLQAYFELLGIPQTSCDYYQAALTFNKRDLLSVLKPYGIKTATSFYLNLGDPIDANQIIEKVGLPCFVKPNKSGSSFGISKVKTFEELLPAIENAYKEDNEIIIESFLDGTEVSVGVINFKGETKVLPMTEIVSENDFFDYEAKYLGKSQEITPARISDETRIKVEKAAKKAYEVLKMKGFSRSEFIIVNGEPHMLEMNTVPGMTAESILPQQAKAAGITLPELFGNAIELALKK
- a CDS encoding PASTA domain-containing protein, whose product is MSLRKFLTSKTFFIQLAIALVSLLILSFLLLKFLDFRTNHGEEIEVPDLSKMQVQAAIEKIDELGLELILLDTVDFRKDMPPFSIVEQDPKAAIKVKDGRKIYVKVNAGEFMDVTLPALKDKTFRQVSANIKALGLNEGKITYKEHIAKDVVLEVSQNGKRLKAGDKVKKNSTLDFVLGDGKELYSADTFEEESSTPTQPETETPVEDAAQ
- a CDS encoding aminotransferase class V-fold PLP-dependent enzyme, whose protein sequence is MITTETTQLEQYFQKFREAIVGLNETFDSPYGIQPIIYTDWTASGRLYEPIEEKMLYEFGPFVANTHTETSVTGTAMTMAYHKARHIIKKHVNANDNDVLITDGTGMTGVVNKLQRILGLRIAENLKDFTAIPEHIKPIVFISHMEHHSNQTSWLETIADVEVVPANDEGLFCLENFRNLVEKYKDRPFKIASITSCSNVTGIKTPYYEVAKIMHQNKGVCFVDFACSGPYVEINMHPDDEEAYLDAVFFSPHKFLGGPGTCGVMVFNKNLYKNNVPDCPGGGTVKWTNPWGQHKYIDNIEEREDGGTPGFLQVIKTALAIKLKEQMGVQNILDREHELVDYIFSKLSNVENINILAPQHQDRLGVISFYIDGLHYNLGVKLLNDRFGIQTRGGCSCAGTYGHYLLHVDQETSNSIVCQISDGDLEKKPGWIRMSIHPTTTNKEIEYVCNAILDLASNFKEWSKDYTYSNKTNEFTHISQQNTIQEKVDSWFQF